In Pectobacterium actinidiae, the DNA window TGCCAGCATCAGGCCAATATCGCTGCGCTGCTGGCTGAGTTGCCAGGCGTCTTTCAGTAACTGCATTGCCTCTGGCAGTTTGTCTTCCTGAATAAGCTGCTGCGCCTGTGCGACTTTCAGCTCTTCTTCTTTCGGCAGCGCACGTTTCAGCAATTCTCGAATCGCTTCTTCCGGCTGTGGCCCTTGAAAACCATCCAGCGGCTGCCCGTCTTTAAACAGATAAACGGTTGGGATGGAGCGCAGGCCAAACTGGGCGGCTACGCGCTGCTCGGCATCACAGTCAACCTTCGCCAGAACAAACTGCCCTGCGTATTCCTGCGCCAGCTTGTCCAGCACCGGTTCCAGCTCCAGGCAGTGCTGGCTACGCCCCGACCAGAAGTAAAACAGGACTGGCAGTGTCGTGGAGTGTTCCAACACTTGATGCAGGTTGGATTCATTGACGTCAACGATAGTCGCTTGTTGTTCTAACATGAGTAGTCTCTCTTACTTCTTGAATTCATTTGACTCTTAGATGGGGCCTGTCGGTGTTACTTACAAGCCTTGTGCAGAGCCGAGTGCGTAATACATCGCCCTCTGCGGCCTTATCCTCGTAATACCTTATCCAGAAGACATCCCGGTAGCAAACGGCGCAGCCAGGTTAAGGCGTGAGCCACCAGCGTCACGGGATAGCGTAATTTTGGCCGTGAGCTTTCCAGTGCATGGTGGAGCTTCGGCAATATCGCTTCTGGCGGCAACGTGAAGCGTTTAGCGATGCTGGGGTTGGTGACCGGTTTGTCCGTCTGCGTCTGTGCGACGTTGTTGGTAAAGCGCGTAGTGATCGGACCGGGTTCGATCAGGCTGACACGCAAGCCGCTGCCGTGGAGCTCCATACGCAATGCATCTGACCAGGCTTCCAGCGCATATTTGCTGGCGGCATACGCACCGCGACCCGGAGTAGAAACCAGCCCCAGCACAGAACTGGTCTGGATAATACGGCCTTCGCCGTGTGGCAGCATTGCGGGCAACAAGAGCTGCGTGAGCTGATGCGTGCCGAACAGGTTGCTGGAAAACTGCCGTTCGAGCTGCTGACGCGAAATGGTATTCAGCGAGCCATACAGGCCATATCCGGCGTTGTTAAACAAGCCGAACAGACGGTTGCCGGTCAGTCTGATCACCTCCGCTGCGGCCTGTTCAACGCTGGCACTGTCATCCAGATC includes these proteins:
- a CDS encoding SDR family oxidoreductase: MQKTVFITGCSSGIGLIAAQDLQKRGYRVIASCRRAEDVAHLATLGLEAITLDLDDSASVEQAAAEVIRLTGNRLFGLFNNAGYGLYGSLNTISRQQLERQFSSNLFGTHQLTQLLLPAMLPHGEGRIIQTSSVLGLVSTPGRGAYAASKYALEAWSDALRMELHGSGLRVSLIEPGPITTRFTNNVAQTQTDKPVTNPSIAKRFTLPPEAILPKLHHALESSRPKLRYPVTLVAHALTWLRRLLPGCLLDKVLRG
- a CDS encoding co-chaperone YbbN, with the translated sequence MLEQQATIVDVNESNLHQVLEHSTTLPVLFYFWSGRSQHCLELEPVLDKLAQEYAGQFVLAKVDCDAEQRVAAQFGLRSIPTVYLFKDGQPLDGFQGPQPEEAIRELLKRALPKEEELKVAQAQQLIQEDKLPEAMQLLKDAWQLSQQRSDIGLMLAEVQIQIKRSEDAEAVLATIPLQDRDTRYHSLVAQIELLKQAADTPEIQHLQQQLNADPQNADLAVQLALQLHQVGRNEEALELLMGFLKKDLTVANGSARKTLMDIMAALGTGDALAARYRRQLYSLLY